In Silene latifolia isolate original U9 population chromosome 6, ASM4854445v1, whole genome shotgun sequence, the genomic window AGACccatttttttcttttaatttccatTAAACGGAGTATAAGAGTAATGTTGCGTACACCTGACCGTTCAATCTCAATAGGATAGTCATGCACAAACAAGATTACAAGAGTCTGGATTGAGTGATTGACTCTTCCAATCTTTAACGAAGAATAGTCATGATAATATTATGATTTATGTATACCTAATGTTTGTATAAATATAATTTCCCTTGGTTGTCACGTGCACGGTAGTGTTAATTGATGATCGTGATATCTCCCCATGGACTTTTCTCGTTACCGACATACTCtttctattttaattttattaacaTGTGTCCGTGGACCATGGATATACGTTCGAAACACCGATTGATTACTTGGTAGTATGAATATAGAGTATTATAGGAGTAGATGTTTCTTGAGTTTTTTTAGGGAAGATGTTTCTTGAGTTTTGATGGAGCTAGGATTTTACAGTTAAGATCATATAACCGGTGGATGAGTAAGGATTTTAAATCCACGGGACCAAAATGATAGCAATATAGGTACGGTTAATCTTGATCACACCGGCTCTTATACCTTGTGAGAAGATCATTTCAATCAAAAATTCAGAGTGATGGTTGAAACCTAATCAATGATCTATACTCTAAAACACTATGTGCAGAGTATTTCTTAGCAAGAGTCTGCTACCCTTGTTAAAAAAAATGTGAATTTTATATTCGTGATTTGCAGGCTAATTAAACGATGGTTAAAAACGAATAAAGCAATACCACTaatgcatttttttttcttttgctgaaTTCCTCAGTCTACATTAGCAGGCAACTCAATACCATACACCACTTCAATGTTCTCTAAACCCTACAAAACCTACCCAAAGAGAGACCAATACCTTCTAACTTGCAAATCAAGCAACATGACACTAACATGCCCATCAAACTACCCTCCTACCACCAATCTCGACTCATTCTCGAACAATGAGACGTGCCCCGAGTACTTCAAATGGATCCATGAAGACCTAAGCACATGGAAAGAACAAGGAATAACAAAAGAATTAGTAGATAGTTTACAAGATACAGCTCATTTTAGGTTGACTATAGTCAACGGAACAACTTATGTTAAACACTACCAAAAGGCCTTCCAAACTAGGGATGTGTATACCCTTTGGGGTATATTGCAACTTTTGAAATTGTACCCCGGGAGACTTCCTGACCTTGACTTGATGTTTCAATGCCACGATCCGGCCTTGATCAAGAAAAGAAAGTATAAGCGTGGTGGTGCGCCACCACAGTTCCATTATTGTGGGGATGACTCCACTTTGGACATTCTTTTTCCGGATTGGTCGTTCTGGGGCTGGTAATCTTCTTCATCTTTGCCCGATTTCttagttttatgatttttatcgTGCCTGTTTGACTTTTGTGGTCAAAGTTATTGTGGTTTGGTTATTCAAGACAACTATTTTGGTAAGAAAATACTCCGTACTTGTCAACATTACTAACATTACTACCGTGTTAAAGTTTGACCATAAAAGTCAAATGTGGAAGGCAAAAAGGGGTGGAGGGCGAACGTGTGATGTAACATGTACTGCTTTATCTGTTCCATTGAATTGTTTATGTTTTCATTATTCTTCACACATATCTTGAAAAACGTAAGCAATTCAAAAGAACAGACGAAGTATATGAATATGATATGATTATGATGTAAATGTTGGTTTTTAGGCCAGAAATCAGTATAAAGCCATGGGTGCCATTTGCAAAGGATTTAAAAGATGGTAATAAAATAAAAGAGTGGAGTGCTAGGGAAAACTATGCATTTTGGAGAGGGAACTTGAATACTGGTCATAGAAAGAGGCTTAAACATTGCAACTCCATTGAGAAATGGGGTACTCAACTTGTTCAACAGGTATAATTGATTTACGACACTCGTGCTATCGCCATGTCGTTGGCACGGGGTGATTTTGTACACTTCCATGGTCGATTTTTACATTCTAGGCCACTTTGTACGGGTACATTTCTCAATGTGCCTAGAAAGAGGAGTGTAAAAATCGACTCTGGAAGTGTACCAGTTGTTTCGAGAATTAATCTCAGTTATTCATGCTAACAATCTAGCTCAATTTGCAGAATTGGGGGAAGGAAATGAGAGACGGGTTTAAAAACTCCGATTTGACAAAGCAATGTCTTCACAGGTGAGTATCTCAATGGCTCACGCAAATTACAGAATACGTAGGGGTCTAATATGTCTGTTTCTGAATGACCTCAGATGAAAAATGTATCAAGAATTGTATCGAAGGACTGCTATTTCACAATGGAAACTACTGACATGGTTTTTATGTATGCAGATACAAGATTTATATGGAGGGAAATGCATGGTCAGTGAGTGAAAAGTACATATTAGCTTGTGATTCAATGACACTCATTGTAAACCCTGTTTACTATGACTTCTTCACAAGAAGCTTAATCCCAATGAAGCATTATTGGCCTGTGAATACGAATAACGTGTGCAAATCTATCAAATTTGCTGTTGATTGGGGTAATAACAACACTGTTAAGGTATGTGAACATGATTAGCTAATGCAACAACTTTATTCTAGTACTtgaaactagtttagatcccatATAATATATGCCCGGAATTTTATTGAGTACTTTTTAGTGTAATCCGtattatttaaaaattttaaattaACAGTTcacttatttttgtatgtttctcatcactttattttaatttgagcaataaaaattaaaattgtaaaatgtcatgaaatgagtattttaatgaaagttttctttttaccgagaaattaatgatgttattttTAGAATATTTTACTATTAACATTTTttgtgcaacttcttatcatTAAAGGTCAATGAAATGAAGATAAATTTATGTATAATGTGAAATAATATAGAATGttttaaatattaaatttattaaaagatTGTGCCATTAATCACCTACCATACATataatatatgctaaaaatactacactttattttaggaaatatgatTTAGGCGGAAAAAAATAAGAGTTtaacctattcatttagtaaacaGGGGAATAGGGGATGCTCGCGCTTGTGATACGCTAAGGTAAAAATGATCGGAACATTAACCCGGAACAAAAATGGCCTTGACTAAATAATCATGATTGCGAAAAAAATGTAGTATAATGTATAAATAAGCCACTTTAATTATTGACACATGACGTACCCATGATTACTTAGATCAACTTGTAATAGGTTGTTCTAGTTTAACGAGAGGTTTTAAGTTCAAACTTTAGGTATGCAGCACTGTTAAAACTTATGACGGAGAGCTTTACTGAATTTTGACAGGCACAAAAGATTGGAAAAGAAGGAAGTGAGTATATATTTAATAAATTAAAGATGGAACATGTATATGACTACATGTTTCATGTTCTTAATGAATATGGGAAGTTGTTTAAGTACAAGCCAACAGTGCCAGAGGGAGCAGAGGAGCTCTGTTCAGAGAGATTTGCATGTAGCCCACCAGGGCTTGAGACTAAGTACAAGGCTGAAGCCACCGTAACCGGACCATCAGACCGAGGTCCATGCGTCCTACCTTCGCCTTATGATCGAGATACTCTTCAGTCGATTCGAGATCGAAATGCCAAGATCAAGGAAGTGGTGGAGATGTGGGAAAGGGGAAGTGGTTGAGACTTGTATACTttgtttttgaaatgttttgtaatGTGTATAGTTGGCCTAGCAAAATGTTCCTTTTGACACGTTATAAGCTTGTAACGAACTAACGAAAAAATGTgatcattttatgataaaatgtaaGCATTATTtgataaataagaatttgtgaataattacttttttcataaaattttcatATTTCCTCCGTCATACCAGAGACCAGctgtaaccaaaaaaaaaaaaaccagagACCAGCTATATTTGTACTCGGGGTATATTTGGAAAAGTCGTACAAATTTAATGAACAAATGAGTATATTTCATTATTTCCATAATTTTTGAAGCAAGTTTTGTTGTTTCAAGATTAAAATTGGGGGATTACTATTGGGCCAAGCAGGCCTAGAAAATGAAAGGATTGAGGTGAGTTGGGCCGAACCGAACCGACATCCGAACTGAGGACCCGAGCATGATTTATAACCCTGAATCAATGACCCGATTCAAATAATTATTGTTGCAATCAGACCATTATCTATGAAAAACTTTATAAATAATAAATCCGAAAATGACCTGCATTCAAAATGACACGACTCGATCAGAGCTGACCGAGATGGAGGAAGTAACTTTAGGCTATTCTCTTTTTGAGCTAGTCCTATATTATAGGACGGTTTTATAGGAGAGATTGTCATTATACGGAGTATAAACCCAAAATGTTTTTCTACTTTGGTATAATGTTCAAATAGTACAACTAAAAACAATGAAACAAGTGGCTAATTATAGATAGCTtaaaatattactccctctgttttttttatatatgactttctcacatttcgagacacccACTTCTCtattcaatatctcttaaaataaaagactaaatattattatatgtatactcatatgaaagagtttttcgtaaggaatttaatgataccatttttatattttttgaacaaatatatttttgtaaatattaaagtcaaaggcttacctcgtaaatgtaaaacgtcatatataaaaaaaatggagggagtatcaaCTGGCAGTCATATAAAAATGACATAATAATTCCTCCCtaaaataaaacatactccaaCAAAATTGTTGGTcaataaaagcaagaaaaatgATGGAGACAGAAATGCAAGACAAGGCATCTCCTCCTCATTCCCCAAATTCTCCTAATACTCATTCATCATCAAATGCCAAATTTAAATTCTGGGATTGTTTATTCAACTGGCAACTtccttcatcttcatcttcatcttcatcttcatcgtcgTCGTCGACAGAAACATTAAATAATGACAGTTTCTCAGCAACAACTGCTTCCTTTTGGTTCTTGTTCCTTTTCGTTTGCACCCTAGTCTTAACTCGTTGGTCCGACATCGTAAGTACTTCATTTTTTATTTTCACTCTTTTATTATTTAGCTATAGTCGTAAAAAATCTCCGTCTTAAACACTAGACTAGTTAAGACGAGTTTATGGGTTAGTTAATCAATGGTAGTGTATTTGGTTGATTAGAGCACAAGAGGAATATTGTTGTTGCTAGATTAGACGGAGTTATGAACGTAATTTTTAGTATTATAATGTTGGAAACACGTGGTTGATACGTGATTGGTGGAGGAAAATCTCTACTTTGTGTCCACTACATTTTGTTTGTTTGACTTGCATTTACATACAAATTTATTTCACATATTCTTGTTTTAAACCGAacattttcgtttttttttaaagGACGGTGATCATAATAGTTCAGCTAATTTTCCAAAAGTTATCAAATTTAACtgtaaaataattttaaaattccGTCTTTTTTAAAAAGAGCAGAATAGTCCGTCTTAAGAGAGACCAaatgctgtcaaaaaaaaaagacCGACCAAAACTGCATATATTTTGACTTTTCTTAGGTGATGTGAATTTGGTTAATTTCATCATTAGTTCATCAGTTTTAATTGGTCTGAAGGCAAATTTAGTTATTTTTAGAAATTATATTTTCGGACTCAGCTAAAATTTCAAACTCCGTGATTGTTTGAAAACACGATTAATAAATAGTGGCATTAGTGTAATTATTGGGTATGATCGTTGTACAGCTTTTTACATGTAATAACAAATTTGTTATAAGACAGTTTTATTCAATAATATGTGGTGCATTAGGTAGTACACCATGTAGTTTGTTAGGCGCCCATAGTCACAAAAGTGTGACATGGTTTGGCAAATTGGCAGGAAGGCGGCTACGTTACTTTGTTGACATCATGATTGATCATGTTTAGAAGAATACTATATAGTCTACCTTTTCTTTTTAAATTCCAACTTGTTGGTATTTTTTTTAGTGTTATGGTCCTTGTTGATTGTGTTAAAGGTATGTATTTAGTCAGAAAAGATGTTCAATTTATTATGGATCATACAAAATTATAATGGACCGGTTTCAGGTTGTGTGTTACAGTGTTACATTACTTGATAAGAATATGACTCGGTTATGGTACATTCAGAACCTGATTTGAATCTGATCCATTATCATGGGATTCATGGCTAGTCACTTGTATCGAAGAGCTTTTATCCTAGTAGTAAGACTAAGGTTTCATGACAATAGGTCACGAGTTCGATTCCCCCTCCCCTTTATATTATACTGGCCTTGCGCCTTATTTGACACCTAAAAAAAATCATCGCTAGTCAATTGTGGTCTTCCATGGTGAATTGGTGATTCAAAGCTAAATGAACAATGAAACCTAACATTGTTAACTAAACAAGAATACTAATCCTCATCATTTGCTCAAATAATCGCAGTCGGCTTTCGCAGGAAGTTCAGTACCATTCACCTTCACAATGTCAATCAGGAACTACACTGACTACCCAAACAAAGACTCATTTCTGCTAAACTGCAGCACAAGTAGCTTAAGTATCACATGCCCTTCAAACTACCCTGCTCGTACGACCAATCTCGACACCAAAACCTGCCCTGACTACTTTCGATGGATCCACGAGGACTTAAACACCTGGAAGAAACAAGGGATTACTAAAGGAATGGTGGAGGGTTTGAAAGGTGTTGCTCATTTCAGACTCATTATCGTCAATGGAACAGCTTATGTTAAGCAATATCAAAAGGCGTACCAAACAAGGGATGTGTATACACTGTGGGGAATCTTGCAGCTCATTAAGCTTTATCCTGGTCGACTCCCGGACCTTGACTTAATGTTCCAATGCCATGATCAATCTTCTGTTAAACGAACTACATATGGCGGTTGGATGTCGGCTTTTGCTCCTCCACAGTTTCATTACTGTGCTGATGAGTCTACTTATGATATCGTCTTTCCTGACTGGTCTTACTGGGGCTGGTATGTAGTGTTCATTCAGCTTTCGTCATTTCTGTCGCATCATGGACCGTGAATACTGTATGAATATGACGATATTGTTTGTAGGCCAGAGGTCAATGTAAAACCCTGGGTGCCCTTGGAGAAGGATTTGAAAGACGGTAATGCAATGCAAAATTGGACTTCTAGGGAACCCTTTGCTTTCTGGAAAGGGAATTTGcataccggtaaaaggaaggagCTTGCGAAATGCAATTCCGTCAAGGATTGGAATGCTCAAATCTTAGACCAGGT contains:
- the LOC141586080 gene encoding uncharacterized protein LOC141586080; its protein translation is MGDSTISSPSYDKKKSSWGLLKSSSSSSLSSISSKFSVATASILLFFLFLCTLVLTRWSDISTLAGNSIPYTTSMFSKPYKTYPKRDQYLLTCKSSNMTLTCPSNYPPTTNLDSFSNNETCPEYFKWIHEDLSTWKEQGITKELVDSLQDTAHFRLTIVNGTTYVKHYQKAFQTRDVYTLWGILQLLKLYPGRLPDLDLMFQCHDPALIKKRKYKRGGAPPQFHYCGDDSTLDILFPDWSFWGWPEISIKPWVPFAKDLKDGNKIKEWSARENYAFWRGNLNTGHRKRLKHCNSIEKWGTQLVQQNWGKEMRDGFKNSDLTKQCLHRYKIYMEGNAWSVSEKYILACDSMTLIVNPVYYDFFTRSLIPMKHYWPVNTNNVCKSIKFAVDWGNNNTVKAQKIGKEGSEYIFNKLKMEHVYDYMFHVLNEYGKLFKYKPTVPEGAEELCSERFACSPPGLETKYKAEATVTGPSDRGPCVLPSPYDRDTLQSIRDRNAKIKEVVEMWERGSG
- the LOC141658489 gene encoding uncharacterized protein LOC141658489, which gives rise to MMETEMQDKASPPHSPNSPNTHSSSNAKFKFWDCLFNWQLPSSSSSSSSSSSSSTETLNNDSFSATTASFWFLFLFVCTLVLTRWSDISAFAGSSVPFTFTMSIRNYTDYPNKDSFLLNCSTSSLSITCPSNYPARTTNLDTKTCPDYFRWIHEDLNTWKKQGITKGMVEGLKGVAHFRLIIVNGTAYVKQYQKAYQTRDVYTLWGILQLIKLYPGRLPDLDLMFQCHDQSSVKRTTYGGWMSAFAPPQFHYCADESTYDIVFPDWSYWGWPEVNVKPWVPLEKDLKDGNAMQNWTSREPFAFWKGNLHTGKRKELAKCNSVKDWNAQILDQDWVQEGREGFKNSDLSKQCIYRYRLYLEGNAWSVSEKYILACDSMTLLVNPRYYDFFSRSLIPLEHYWPVNLKNPCNSIKFAVDWGNNNTETAQEIGRAGSEFIFQNVTIEHVYDYMFHVLNEYSKLLRYRPTVPEGAEELCSEKFACSPPWGLETEYKTETMVTGPSEHDPCELPPPYDPQTLEALKDQNAKTKKTVEMWEKESG